The following proteins come from a genomic window of Flavobacteriaceae bacterium MAR_2010_188:
- a CDS encoding alpha-L-rhamnosidase, which produces MRILYLLSCLLLFGCFTSDDVEISNFAEIFSGSESISGKSEYLDSPYVTAGDRVYMVGHQDGSFPELGWHIKDEMGGIWNHPIKLMDGFEAEISDGQKSFKLNKAEKFTNYPFGNKHDYKLADLDLNVERWQYVPDNLQGVAIQYIIYNDSEEDTTIDFKFTGYSDLRPTWLGERTDMIDSQDESTFLREDYSCSVRDKKNSWFLKFGSDQKTLGYRQEENPYKGLGLARSMAYKIDISPKASKVITFVIAGSYTSKAEVNDNYEKIHQGISKNLDSKKRRFEKLANKSKLTIPDKKLEESFRWLKYNSDWLIQTVPEIGTGITAGIPDYPWWFGVDSEYALKGYMRIGREDAVKSTIKLLDSMSHVINGNGRIIHEMSTNGAVFNKGNINETPQFASLIWDIYQWNGDKDFLEKYYPTVTKGLTWLMEENDADKNLFPDGFGMMEIHGMDSEMIDVAAYTQKAFSDASKMAAEMGDLNKSKEYQKLAEKIKVEINKNFWSEEFQSYADFIGNDEQALKLIDDAIIRADTLNKPWAVEELTLTAENTRSTPTAGKRPFVLHHNWVVNTPLETKIADSIRAARALLTAEKFVNPFGVFVTGIDRDESAGTDEGSFKGSKSFSYTGAVMTLPTAVLIISENNYGRPDRALDYLKRMDKSFSYALPGSMYEVSPDYGMITQAWNIYGYAVPIVSQFFGIKPMASQKTITIEPQMPITWDKASLEDVEIGDNKISIFYEKTENKLNLKVKQTKGNWTLKIKVPKGKNYETFDEIDVNNEGRTTLFTSGLKETNIIIYY; this is translated from the coding sequence ATGCGAATTTTATATTTATTAAGCTGTCTTCTCCTGTTCGGATGTTTTACTTCCGACGATGTAGAAATTTCCAATTTTGCTGAAATATTTTCTGGTTCAGAGTCTATAAGCGGTAAATCTGAATATCTAGATTCTCCATACGTTACCGCAGGTGATAGAGTTTATATGGTAGGCCACCAAGACGGAAGTTTTCCCGAATTGGGTTGGCATATTAAAGATGAAATGGGCGGCATCTGGAACCACCCCATAAAACTAATGGATGGCTTTGAAGCCGAAATTTCAGATGGACAAAAATCCTTCAAACTAAATAAGGCCGAAAAATTTACCAACTATCCTTTCGGAAATAAACACGATTATAAGCTAGCAGACCTCGATTTAAACGTAGAACGCTGGCAATATGTACCCGATAATCTTCAAGGTGTTGCTATTCAATATATCATCTACAATGATTCTGAAGAAGATACAACAATCGATTTTAAATTTACTGGATATTCCGATTTAAGGCCCACTTGGCTAGGCGAGCGAACAGATATGATAGACTCGCAGGACGAATCTACTTTTTTAAGGGAGGATTATTCATGTTCTGTCAGGGATAAAAAAAATTCTTGGTTCTTAAAATTTGGTTCGGATCAAAAGACCTTGGGTTATAGGCAAGAAGAGAATCCATACAAAGGTCTTGGTTTGGCTCGGTCAATGGCTTACAAGATTGATATCTCACCAAAAGCTTCAAAAGTAATCACCTTTGTTATTGCGGGTTCTTATACGTCTAAGGCTGAGGTTAATGATAACTATGAGAAAATCCATCAGGGAATCTCCAAAAATCTTGATTCAAAAAAACGTCGTTTCGAAAAACTTGCTAATAAATCAAAACTCACGATCCCAGATAAAAAGTTAGAAGAGAGCTTTAGATGGCTTAAATACAATAGCGATTGGTTGATACAAACCGTTCCAGAAATCGGCACCGGGATTACCGCGGGCATCCCTGACTATCCTTGGTGGTTTGGCGTAGATAGCGAATATGCCCTCAAAGGTTATATGCGAATTGGTAGGGAAGATGCCGTTAAGAGCACGATTAAACTTTTGGACAGCATGTCTCACGTTATCAACGGAAATGGACGAATAATTCATGAAATGTCCACCAACGGCGCTGTTTTTAATAAAGGGAATATCAATGAGACGCCTCAATTTGCATCCTTAATTTGGGATATTTATCAATGGAACGGCGATAAGGATTTTCTAGAAAAGTATTATCCCACCGTCACCAAAGGTCTTACTTGGCTTATGGAAGAGAATGATGCTGATAAAAATCTTTTTCCAGATGGCTTCGGAATGATGGAAATCCATGGTATGGACAGCGAAATGATAGATGTTGCTGCTTATACCCAAAAAGCGTTTTCTGACGCTTCAAAAATGGCCGCCGAAATGGGCGACCTAAACAAATCAAAGGAATATCAAAAGCTTGCCGAAAAAATCAAAGTTGAAATCAACAAAAATTTCTGGTCCGAAGAATTTCAATCTTACGCCGATTTTATCGGTAATGACGAGCAGGCATTAAAGCTAATTGATGATGCAATTATCCGTGCAGACACGCTGAACAAGCCTTGGGCGGTCGAAGAACTTACCCTAACTGCCGAAAACACCAGGAGCACACCCACAGCAGGGAAACGGCCTTTTGTCTTGCATCATAATTGGGTGGTTAATACACCCTTAGAAACGAAAATTGCAGACAGTATAAGAGCGGCTCGAGCTTTGTTAACCGCAGAGAAATTTGTAAATCCATTTGGTGTTTTTGTCACCGGAATTGATAGGGACGAGTCTGCAGGAACTGATGAAGGCTCCTTTAAGGGAAGTAAATCATTTTCTTATACCGGAGCGGTGATGACCTTGCCTACTGCCGTTCTCATAATCTCCGAAAATAATTACGGTCGCCCTGATAGAGCGCTAGATTATCTTAAAAGAATGGACAAGTCTTTTAGTTATGCGCTTCCCGGAAGTATGTACGAGGTATCGCCAGATTATGGAATGATTACCCAAGCTTGGAATATCTATGGTTACGCCGTCCCAATTGTTTCCCAGTTTTTTGGAATTAAACCGATGGCGTCGCAAAAGACGATTACCATTGAACCTCAGATGCCAATAACTTGGGATAAGGCTTCACTTGAAGATGTGGAAATTGGGGATAATAAGATTTCAATTTTTTACGAAAAAACCGAAAACAAGCTAAACTTAAAGGTGAAGCAGACCAAAGGAAATTGGACGCTAAAAATCAAAGTACCCAAAGGAAAGAATTACGAAACTTTCGATGAAATTGATGTTAACAATGAAGGTAGAACAACACTCTTTACTTCTGGCTTAAAGGAAACAAATATAATTATTTACTATTGA
- a CDS encoding transcriptional regulator, LacI family has translation MASVTLKQIADSLGISTATVSKALKDYPDISEKTKIKVKELAEKLNYKPNPFAQSLRNNESKMIGLIIPQVVHHFFSNIINGVINAAAEKGYLVITLQSEESYEHEKEQINLLIDKNVDGILLSLSDKTVHYKHINAIIDGGIPVVLYDKISKLINCSKVIIDDRLASQKAVQHLIDTGCKKIAHIRGSLKPQTTIDRLMGYRKALEVNGIKYDDSLVYESLDLSFEDGYRLAGTIIEDHKDVDGIFAFADLIATGALIRLKESGVKIPEDISIIGFSNWFLTKVTSPSLSTVDQPGYQMGVEAFDLLYENIQDLKHGRPVNHKVVEISTKIIARNSTRPMVNSK, from the coding sequence ATGGCATCAGTAACCCTAAAACAAATTGCGGATTCATTGGGAATTTCTACGGCTACGGTTTCCAAAGCCTTAAAGGATTATCCGGATATCAGTGAAAAGACCAAGATTAAGGTAAAGGAACTGGCTGAAAAGCTTAATTACAAGCCTAATCCTTTCGCCCAAAGTCTAAGGAACAATGAGTCCAAAATGATCGGATTGATTATTCCTCAAGTCGTGCATCATTTCTTTTCTAACATCATTAATGGCGTGATTAACGCTGCGGCAGAAAAAGGTTATTTGGTGATTACGCTTCAATCTGAAGAATCTTACGAACACGAAAAAGAACAGATCAATTTATTGATCGATAAAAACGTTGACGGCATTCTTTTGTCATTATCGGATAAAACTGTACACTACAAACACATCAATGCCATAATCGACGGAGGGATTCCAGTTGTTCTTTATGATAAAATTTCGAAATTGATCAATTGTTCTAAAGTCATTATAGACGATCGTTTAGCTTCCCAAAAAGCAGTGCAGCACCTTATTGATACTGGTTGTAAAAAAATAGCTCATATCCGCGGCTCTTTGAAACCTCAGACCACGATTGACCGACTAATGGGTTATAGAAAGGCTTTGGAAGTTAACGGGATTAAGTACGACGACAGTCTAGTTTACGAAAGTCTTGACCTATCTTTTGAAGACGGTTATCGGTTAGCAGGAACGATTATTGAGGACCATAAAGACGTAGATGGCATTTTTGCATTTGCGGATCTTATTGCAACTGGAGCTTTGATTAGATTGAAGGAATCTGGGGTAAAAATACCTGAAGATATTTCGATTATCGGTTTCAGTAATTGGTTTTTGACCAAGGTTACTTCGCCTTCATTATCGACGGTTGATCAACCAGGTTACCAAATGGGCGTTGAAGCTTTCGACTTATTATATGAAAATATTCAGGATTTAAAACACGGTCGACCAGTTAATCATAAAGTCGTAGAAATCTCTACCAAAATAATCGCTAGAAACTCCACTCGACCAATGGTCAATAGTAAATAA
- a CDS encoding DNA ligase-1, producing MKHFSDLISSIEITNKTNAKIDALVHYLNTAPDKDKLWLITIFTGKRPPRPVKTALLRQWCLEITGYPEWLFLESYSSVGDLGETIALMLPDPIKEINKTLSEWMAELIALRSKSEEKKKEYVLNAWSGLQMQERLIFNKLIGGSFRIGVSKKTLVNALSKYSGIDANRLMHSIIGNWKINDIEFQDLLDGEHINYDNSKPYPFCLAYALEKDLKELGKPEEWQVEYKWDGIRGQIVKRNGEVFIWSRGEELVTEQFPEIYEVLKASKVDFVIDGEILALKENDVLLFNDLQKRLNRKNVSNKLLEEVPVGFFVYDMLEWEEKDIRTKSMAERRMRLEKLFKDENFSGNLKLSQIIDFNDWDQLDDLRNGARELNSEGLMLKQKNSEYHVGRKKGDWWKWKVDPLTIDAVMIYAQKGSGRRSSKYTDYTFAVKKDDGLVTIAKAYSGLTDKEITEISRFVRQNEIEKFGPVRTVKPELVFEIAFEGIALSNRHKSGVALRFPRIVRWRRDKPVSEIDTIESVKSLIKTN from the coding sequence ATGAAACATTTTTCAGATTTAATCAGTTCTATAGAAATCACAAATAAAACCAATGCGAAGATTGATGCACTGGTACATTACCTAAATACCGCACCAGATAAGGATAAGCTTTGGTTGATTACAATTTTTACGGGTAAACGTCCGCCAAGACCGGTAAAGACCGCGTTGTTAAGACAATGGTGTCTAGAGATCACTGGCTATCCAGAATGGCTATTCTTAGAAAGTTATAGTTCTGTTGGCGATTTGGGCGAAACCATCGCATTGATGTTGCCCGACCCGATTAAGGAAATAAATAAAACCTTAAGTGAATGGATGGCAGAGTTGATTGCCCTCCGTTCTAAATCTGAAGAGAAAAAGAAAGAATACGTCCTCAATGCTTGGTCTGGCTTGCAGATGCAAGAGCGTTTGATTTTTAATAAATTGATCGGCGGCAGTTTTAGGATTGGCGTATCAAAAAAGACGTTGGTTAATGCACTTTCAAAATACTCCGGTATCGACGCAAATCGTCTTATGCACAGTATTATAGGCAATTGGAAAATCAATGATATAGAATTTCAGGATTTATTGGATGGTGAGCATATCAATTACGATAATTCTAAACCCTATCCCTTTTGTCTGGCCTATGCCTTAGAAAAAGATTTAAAAGAGCTTGGTAAACCTGAAGAATGGCAGGTTGAATATAAATGGGACGGCATTAGAGGCCAGATTGTAAAACGCAATGGTGAAGTATTTATCTGGTCTCGTGGTGAAGAATTGGTAACCGAACAGTTTCCAGAAATTTATGAAGTTTTAAAAGCATCTAAAGTAGATTTCGTGATTGACGGCGAGATTCTTGCCCTAAAGGAAAATGATGTCTTATTATTTAATGATCTTCAAAAGCGACTCAACAGAAAAAATGTTTCAAATAAATTGTTGGAAGAAGTTCCGGTCGGCTTCTTCGTTTACGATATGCTAGAATGGGAAGAAAAGGATATCCGCACAAAGTCTATGGCCGAAAGAAGAATGCGTTTGGAAAAGCTTTTTAAGGATGAAAATTTTTCTGGTAATTTGAAGCTTTCACAAATAATCGACTTTAATGATTGGGACCAATTGGACGATCTTAGAAACGGCGCCCGAGAATTAAATAGTGAAGGTTTAATGTTGAAGCAGAAAAATTCTGAATATCACGTTGGGCGAAAAAAAGGTGATTGGTGGAAATGGAAAGTGGATCCGCTTACTATCGATGCGGTCATGATATACGCCCAAAAGGGTAGTGGAAGAAGAAGTTCAAAATATACTGATTACACCTTTGCGGTTAAAAAAGATGATGGTTTGGTAACCATTGCAAAAGCTTATTCCGGATTGACCGATAAGGAAATTACAGAGATAAGCCGCTTCGTTAGGCAAAATGAAATTGAAAAATTTGGACCGGTTAGAACCGTTAAGCCAGAATTGGTATTCGAAATTGCATTTGAAGGAATCGCGCTCAGCAACAGACATAAATCTGGCGTTGCACTACGTTTCCCAAGAATAGTAAGATGGAGACGCGACAAACCTGTCAGCGAAATAGATACCATCGAAAGTGTAAAAAGTTTAATCAAGACCAATTGA
- a CDS encoding alpha,alpha-trehalase produces MKSVSYIIICFSLFFASFSCKQEEKQTQEISKNSELKMDIDKTLSRLLKQEDTDGDKKITVDDTAPKSFIIETADGNTYEVKGTAKLSNLLQELIRADDEGKEFAKLKITQIEEPPANRVSRSIKDFYWDGLTRHLDEEGINNLISDTKNKTLVSDQLRIYVSNKDTEAFDYYKSLEDKFPITVIKLPAQVTPEYVKSLNDKPGILALKLVKTDSSYQGVPFVVPGGRFNEMYGWDSYFESIGLLVDGRVDLAKAMAENFQYEIENYGKILNANRTYYLTRSQPPYFSSLIREVYEVTQDSAWLRDLMTTAIKEYETVWMKDGGRLTPTGLNRYFSDGIGVPPETEEGHFDVIIKPYAENAKLSMKDYVKKYQSGEIVNKELDEYFVHDRSMRESGHDTSYRIEGFTSDLNLVDLNGLLYKYETDFAELTESVFNGNFKTDKKSYTTDYWKEKALKRKQLSDALLWNEEKGMYFDFDFEKKQQSEFVAATTFVPMWSGMASKEQAKKLVENALPLLKEKGGIAGSTEDSRGPINEERPARQWDYPNGWAPHQIMIWKGLKDYGYDREAEELIYRWLYMITKNAAEFNGTIPEKYDVVEATHKVFAEYGNVGTDFQYITREGFGWMNASFQYGMSLLSPELKANLNSLTDPEELFSKQDTNQSKID; encoded by the coding sequence ATGAAATCAGTTAGTTATATAATTATTTGCTTTTCGCTCTTTTTTGCATCATTCAGTTGTAAGCAAGAGGAGAAACAAACCCAGGAAATTTCCAAAAACTCAGAACTAAAAATGGATATAGACAAAACATTATCCAGATTATTAAAACAAGAAGATACCGACGGTGATAAAAAAATTACGGTAGACGATACTGCACCAAAATCGTTTATTATAGAGACTGCCGACGGTAATACCTATGAGGTAAAAGGAACTGCAAAACTTTCAAACTTACTGCAAGAACTTATCCGTGCCGACGACGAGGGCAAGGAATTCGCGAAACTTAAAATCACCCAGATTGAAGAACCACCTGCAAACCGAGTTTCACGTTCAATTAAGGATTTTTATTGGGATGGCCTTACCAGACATTTGGATGAAGAAGGAATTAACAATCTAATTTCCGATACCAAGAACAAAACATTGGTTTCTGATCAACTTCGGATATATGTTTCTAATAAGGATACTGAAGCATTTGATTACTATAAATCCCTTGAGGACAAATTTCCGATTACGGTAATAAAACTTCCGGCTCAGGTTACTCCAGAATATGTAAAGAGCCTCAATGACAAACCGGGAATTCTTGCCTTAAAACTGGTGAAAACCGATAGCAGCTATCAAGGTGTTCCTTTTGTTGTACCAGGTGGCCGTTTTAATGAGATGTACGGCTGGGACAGTTATTTTGAATCTATTGGGCTGCTAGTAGATGGCAGAGTCGATTTGGCCAAGGCGATGGCAGAGAATTTTCAATATGAAATAGAAAATTACGGCAAGATTTTAAATGCTAATCGCACCTATTATCTTACCCGCTCCCAACCCCCTTATTTTTCAAGCCTAATTAGAGAAGTTTATGAAGTTACCCAAGATTCTGCTTGGTTACGGGATTTAATGACCACAGCAATTAAGGAATACGAAACTGTTTGGATGAAGGACGGCGGAAGATTGACCCCGACCGGTCTTAACCGATATTTCTCAGATGGTATTGGCGTTCCGCCAGAAACGGAAGAAGGCCATTTTGATGTAATAATAAAACCTTATGCCGAAAATGCTAAACTTTCAATGAAAGACTACGTTAAGAAATATCAATCTGGTGAAATCGTAAATAAAGAATTAGATGAATATTTTGTCCATGACCGCAGTATGCGCGAATCGGGGCACGATACCTCTTATAGGATTGAAGGATTTACTTCAGATTTAAACTTGGTAGACCTTAACGGGCTGTTATATAAGTACGAAACAGATTTTGCCGAACTTACCGAAAGCGTCTTCAACGGAAATTTTAAAACAGATAAGAAATCTTATACAACTGACTATTGGAAAGAAAAGGCCTTAAAAAGAAAGCAGCTATCTGATGCTTTGCTTTGGAACGAGGAAAAAGGGATGTACTTTGATTTTGATTTTGAGAAGAAGCAACAAAGTGAGTTCGTTGCTGCTACAACTTTTGTCCCCATGTGGTCCGGAATGGCATCAAAAGAACAAGCCAAAAAATTGGTAGAAAATGCTTTGCCCTTATTAAAAGAAAAGGGTGGTATTGCCGGAAGCACCGAAGATAGTCGAGGCCCGATTAATGAAGAGCGACCAGCCAGACAGTGGGATTATCCAAACGGATGGGCACCTCATCAAATAATGATATGGAAAGGTCTTAAGGATTATGGTTATGACAGAGAGGCCGAAGAATTGATTTATCGATGGCTTTATATGATTACGAAAAATGCAGCTGAATTTAATGGGACAATTCCAGAGAAATATGATGTGGTTGAAGCCACTCATAAAGTTTTTGCAGAATATGGTAATGTAGGGACAGATTTTCAATATATTACAAGAGAAGGTTTCGGTTGGATGAATGCTTCATTTCAATACGGAATGTCGTTGCTTAGTCCAGAATTAAAAGCGAATTTAAATTCTCTTACCGACCCAGAAGAGTTGTTTTCAAAACAGGACACCAATCAAAGTAAAATCGATTAA
- a CDS encoding putative phosphoesterase yields the protein MTIVTKSIKRKGETLVMTNQRAVFWESHKTLILSDLHIGKAAHFRKHGIPIPVDVLHADLQRLEMLIQFFNCTSLTIVGDLFHAGANGEIEMFKEWKNKFEVLSIDLIKGNHDRLSNKMYDEIGLNVYKPVKHVPPITFIHDTNPDETNKFCISGHTHPGVTIKLSGKQYIKLPCYQLSNNQMVLPAFSDFTGLNTKSCKDDAICYAFTDSAIFAVK from the coding sequence ATGACCATCGTAACCAAATCTATTAAACGCAAAGGTGAAACCCTAGTAATGACCAATCAAAGGGCGGTCTTTTGGGAATCTCATAAAACCTTGATTTTATCTGATCTTCATATTGGTAAAGCGGCTCATTTTAGAAAGCACGGTATACCAATCCCGGTGGATGTTCTTCACGCTGATCTTCAAAGATTAGAAATGCTAATTCAGTTTTTTAATTGTACTTCATTGACAATCGTAGGTGATCTTTTTCATGCTGGTGCTAATGGAGAGATTGAAATGTTTAAAGAATGGAAAAACAAGTTCGAAGTGTTGAGCATCGATCTTATTAAAGGAAATCACGACCGCTTATCTAACAAGATGTATGACGAAATTGGCTTGAATGTTTACAAACCGGTAAAGCATGTACCGCCGATAACATTTATTCATGATACCAACCCTGATGAAACCAATAAATTTTGTATTTCTGGGCACACCCATCCTGGGGTTACCATAAAGTTAAGTGGTAAGCAATATATAAAACTTCCCTGCTACCAACTGAGCAATAATCAGATGGTTCTTCCGGCATTTAGCGACTTTACAGGCCTTAATACCAAGAGTTGTAAAGATGATGCAATCTGTTATGCCTTCACGGATTCGGCAATTTTTGCGGTTAAATAA
- a CDS encoding ATP-dependent helicase Lhr and Lhr-like helicase — MSKFQESEGYTIIADWMKSKCNTPFSFQSKTWQKYGAGYSGMVVAPTGFGKTFSVFLAVVIDYLNNPNSYQKGMKLLWVSPLRSLAKDLGKAMNEAIDEIGLDWTIEVRNGDTPTKTRRQQEKLMPDVLITTPETLHLLFCQKKNSRFFKHVQCIAVDEWHELLGSKRGVLTELAISRIKSISKNLKIWGITATIGNLEEAGKVLIPYNDLKTVMVTAQEKKKLEIISVLPDEVEILPWAGHLGAKMSDKIVPIIYAHKTTLIFTNTRNQSELWYQIILNAAPDLAGQIAIHHGSIDFQLRNWIEESIVEGSLRAVVCTSSLDLGVDFKPVDCVIQVGSSKGIARFMQRAGRSGHSPYETSKIYFVPTHSLELIEVSALKEAVKQNKIEDREPMVLTFDVLVQFLVSLSVGEGFYEKDAYEVISRTHAFSYMTNDDWNWALQFITVGGNTLKAYEEYHKVEIEDDGLYKVNSRRIAMLHRMNVGVIVSDAMLRVKFMSGGYVGMIEEYFISKLKPNSNFILAGRVLQIVQIKDMTVFVKKSKARKAITPSWLGGRLPLTSYLSQFMRQKLSESLHPGSREKELKFLHPLIAAQEERSHIPKEDEFLVEMINKRDGHHLFMYPFEGRLVNEVIASLIAYRISKIKPLSFTIAMNDYGFELLSDQPIPIDESNVKSILSKENLMNDVIGSINASEMASRKFRDIAVIAGLVVQSQPGNKKNNKSLQSSSGLIFRVLEDYEPQNLLLRQAYTEVFDQQLEEVRLKAAFERIHDSKIILKHADSFTPLSFPIKVDSLRNSLSSEDLGTRIRRMQEEAVRVN, encoded by the coding sequence TTGAGCAAGTTTCAAGAAAGCGAAGGGTACACTATCATTGCCGATTGGATGAAATCCAAGTGCAATACACCTTTTAGTTTTCAGTCCAAAACTTGGCAAAAATATGGTGCTGGCTACAGCGGAATGGTAGTGGCACCGACCGGTTTCGGAAAAACGTTTTCAGTATTTCTTGCGGTCGTAATCGACTATTTAAATAACCCAAATTCTTACCAGAAGGGCATGAAATTGCTTTGGGTAAGCCCATTGCGCTCATTAGCCAAAGATTTGGGTAAAGCGATGAACGAGGCCATCGACGAGATTGGACTCGATTGGACTATAGAAGTCCGCAACGGCGATACTCCAACAAAAACTAGGCGTCAGCAAGAAAAGTTGATGCCAGATGTTCTAATCACAACTCCAGAAACTTTACATCTACTTTTTTGTCAAAAGAAAAATTCTCGATTCTTTAAGCATGTGCAATGTATCGCGGTAGACGAATGGCACGAGCTTTTAGGATCAAAACGCGGTGTCCTTACTGAATTGGCTATATCTAGAATTAAATCTATTTCCAAAAATTTAAAAATCTGGGGGATTACCGCAACCATTGGCAACTTGGAAGAAGCTGGCAAAGTCTTGATTCCCTATAACGATTTAAAAACCGTGATGGTGACGGCTCAAGAGAAAAAGAAATTGGAAATTATTTCAGTGCTTCCCGACGAGGTCGAAATTTTACCATGGGCCGGACATTTGGGCGCCAAAATGAGTGACAAGATTGTTCCTATTATTTACGCCCATAAAACCACTTTGATATTTACCAATACCCGAAACCAATCGGAATTATGGTATCAAATAATTCTTAACGCGGCGCCAGATTTAGCTGGTCAAATCGCAATTCATCATGGGTCTATAGATTTTCAACTTAGAAATTGGATTGAAGAAAGTATCGTAGAAGGCAGTTTGCGAGCGGTGGTTTGTACATCTTCCTTAGACCTCGGTGTAGATTTTAAACCGGTAGACTGCGTAATACAAGTTGGTTCATCCAAAGGTATCGCCAGGTTTATGCAGCGAGCGGGTAGGAGTGGTCATTCACCTTATGAAACATCTAAAATTTATTTTGTGCCCACCCATTCGTTGGAACTAATTGAAGTATCTGCCCTTAAGGAAGCAGTTAAGCAAAATAAAATTGAAGATCGCGAGCCGATGGTCCTAACTTTTGATGTGTTAGTTCAGTTTTTGGTATCGCTTTCGGTAGGTGAAGGTTTTTATGAGAAAGATGCCTATGAAGTGATAAGCAGAACCCATGCATTTAGTTATATGACCAATGACGATTGGAACTGGGCACTGCAATTCATTACCGTTGGCGGAAACACTTTAAAAGCTTATGAAGAATACCATAAAGTAGAAATTGAAGACGATGGTTTATACAAAGTAAATAGCAGAAGAATCGCTATGCTTCATCGTATGAATGTAGGTGTAATCGTCAGTGACGCCATGTTAAGGGTGAAGTTTATGTCTGGAGGCTATGTTGGGATGATTGAAGAATATTTCATCTCTAAATTAAAGCCGAATTCCAATTTCATCTTAGCCGGAAGGGTTTTGCAAATCGTTCAGATTAAGGATATGACGGTTTTCGTTAAAAAAAGCAAAGCGCGGAAAGCAATCACCCCAAGTTGGTTGGGCGGTAGACTTCCGCTCACCTCATATCTCAGCCAATTTATGAGGCAGAAACTATCGGAATCATTACATCCTGGGAGCAGGGAGAAAGAACTAAAATTTCTTCATCCATTGATTGCCGCACAAGAAGAGCGCTCACACATTCCCAAGGAAGATGAGTTTTTGGTTGAAATGATTAACAAAAGAGATGGTCATCATCTTTTTATGTATCCGTTTGAAGGTCGTTTGGTTAACGAAGTAATTGCGTCATTAATAGCGTATAGAATCAGTAAAATTAAACCACTAAGTTTCACGATTGCCATGAACGATTATGGATTTGAACTGCTTAGCGACCAACCTATACCAATCGATGAGAGCAATGTAAAGTCAATTCTTTCAAAGGAAAATCTTATGAACGATGTTATCGGAAGTATTAATGCCTCGGAAATGGCCTCGAGGAAATTTAGGGATATTGCCGTGATTGCTGGTTTGGTGGTTCAATCCCAACCAGGAAATAAAAAAAACAATAAAAGCCTTCAATCTTCATCGGGATTGATTTTTAGGGTTTTGGAAGATTATGAGCCTCAAAATTTATTATTGCGACAGGCCTATACCGAAGTTTTTGATCAACAGCTGGAAGAAGTTCGTCTGAAGGCAGCATTTGAAAGAATCCACGACTCCAAAATCATCCTAAAACATGCCGATTCATTTACACCACTTAGTTTCCCTATAAAAGTTGATAGCCTAAGGAACTCTTTAAGTAGTGAGGATTTAGGTACTAGGATTAGAAGAATGCAGGAAGAAGCAGTGAGGGTAAATTGA